The following proteins are encoded in a genomic region of Pseudorca crassidens isolate mPseCra1 chromosome 1, mPseCra1.hap1, whole genome shotgun sequence:
- the SNX33 gene encoding sorting nexin-33: MALKGRALYDFRSENKEEISIQQDEDLVVFSETSLDGWLQGQNSRGETGLFPASYVEIIRSGTSSNHANYSSSPAGSLGTQVSLYDGSSVADPSWSGGGSGFLSNQGSFEEDDDDDWDDWDDGCTVVEEPRAGGLGTNGHPPLNLSYPGAYPSQHTAFRPKPPLERQDSLASAKRGSVVGRNLNRFSCFVRSGVEAFILGDVPMMAKIAETYSIEMGPRGPQWKANPHPFACSVEDPTKQTKFKGIKSYISYKLTPTHAGSPVYRRYKHFDWLYNRLLHKFTVISVPHLPEKQATGRFEEDFIEKRKRRLILWMDHMTSHPVLSQYEGFQHFLSCLDAKQWKMGKRRAEKDEMVGASFLLTFQIPTEHQDLQDVEDRVDTFKAFSKKMDDSVLQLSTVASELVRKHVGGFRKEFQKLGNAFQAISHAFQMDPPFSSEALNSAISHTGRTYEAVGEMFAEQPKNDLFQMLDTLSLYQGLLSNFPDIIHLQKGAFAKVKESQRMSDEGRMAQDEADGIRRRCRVVGFALQAEMNHFHQRRELDFKHMMQNYLRQQILFYQRVGQQLEKTLHMYDSL, encoded by the exons ATGGCACTAAAAGGCCGAGCCCTCTATGACTTCCGCAGCGAGAACAAGGAGGAAATCAGCATCCAGCAGGATGAGGACCTGGTTGTTTTCAGCGAGACCTCGCTGGATGGATGGCTGCAGGGCCAGAACAGCCGCGGTGAGACAGGGCTCTTCCCTGCCTCTTACGTGGAGATCATCCGTTCTGGCACCAGCTCCAACCATGCCAACTACTCCAGCAGTCCTGCAGGCTCTCTGGGCACTCAGGTGAGCTTATACGACGGCTCCAGCGTGGCAGACCCTTCCTGGAGTGGGGGGGGCAGTGGCTTCCTCTCAAACCAGGGTAGTTTCGAGGAGGACGATGATGATGACTGGGATGACTGGGATGATGGATGCACAGTGGTGGAGGAGCCACGGGCTGGTGGGCTGGGCACCAACGGGCACCCCCCACTCAACCTCTCCTACCCTGGTGCCTACCCCAGCCAACACACGGCCTTCCGGCCCAAGCCACCCCTGGAGCGGCAGGACAGCCTGGCATCTGCCAAGCGAGGCAGCGTGGTGGGACGCAACCTCAACCGCTTCTCGTGCTTTGTGCGCTCTGGCGTGGAGGCCTTCATCCTGGGTGACGTGCCCATGATGGCCAAGATCGCTGAGACATACTCCATTGAAATGGGCCCTCGCGGCCCCCAGTGGAAGGCCAACCCCCACCCATTTGCCTGCTCCGTGGAGGACCCCACCAAACAGACCAAATTCAAGGGCATCAAAAGCTACATCTCCTACAAGCTCACACCCACACACGCTGGCTCCCCTGTCTACAGGCGCTACAAACACTTCGACTGGCTCTACAACCGCCTGCTGCACAAGTTCACTGTCATCTCGGTGCCCCACCTGCCAGAGAAGCAGGCCACAGGCCGCTTCGAGGAGGACTTCATTGAGAAGCGGAAGCGGCGGCTCATCCTCTGGATGGACCACATGACTAGCCACCCCGTGCTGTCCCAGTATGAGGGCTTCCAACATTTCCTTAGCTGCCTGGATGCCAAGCAGTGGAAGATGGGCAAACGCCGGGCCGAGAAGGACGAGATGGTGGGCGCCAGCTTCCTGCTCACCTTCCAGATCCCCACGGAGCACCAGGACCTGCAGGATGTGGAGGACCGTGTGGACACCTTCAAAGCCTTCAGCAAGAAGATGGACGACAGCGTCCTGCAGCTCAGCACCGTAGCATCGGAGCTGGTGCGCAAGCATGTGGGGGGCTTCCGCAAGGAATTCCAGAAGCTGGGCAATGCCTTCCAGGCCATCAGTCATGCCTTCCAGATGGACCCCCCCTTCAGCTCCGAAGCCCTCAACAGCGCCATTTCTCACACGGGCCGTACCTATGAAGCCGTGGGTGAGATGTTTGCCGAGCAGCCCAAGAACGACCTCTTCCAGATGCTCGACACGCTGTCTCTCTACCAGGGCCTGCTCTCCAACTTCCCCGACATCATCCACCTGCAGAAAG GTGCCTTCGCCAAGGTGAAGGAGAGCCAGCGCATGAGTGACGAGGGCCGCATGGCACAGGACGAGGCAGATGGCATTCGCAGGCGCTGCCGCGTGGTGGGCTTCGCCCTGCAGGCTGAGATGAACCACTTCCACCAGCGCCGCGAGCTCGACTTCAAGCACATGATGCAGAACTACCTGCGCCAGCAGATCCTCTTCTACCAGCGGGTAGGCCAGCAGCTGGAGAAGACGCTGCACATGTATGACAGCCTCTGA